Proteins encoded within one genomic window of Brassica rapa cultivar Chiifu-401-42 chromosome A09, CAAS_Brap_v3.01, whole genome shotgun sequence:
- the LOC103842657 gene encoding ethylene-responsive transcription factor ERF017-like codes for MEEEGSSMQSKYKGVRKRKWGKWVSEIRLPNSRERIWLGSYDTPEKAARAFDAALFCLRGSGANFNFPDNPPAISGGGNMSRSEIREAAARFANSEENVAREKDEEMMQQECTTPSAASSSMMMMTMDVDDSEFLSMLPTVGSGNFAADFGLFPGFNDFSDEYSGERFREELSPTRDYESYDGSAVHLWNF; via the coding sequence ATGGAGGAGGAAGGATCGTCGATGCAGTCAAAGTACAAAGGAGTGAGGAAGAGGAAGTGGGGGAAATGGGTGTCAGAGATCAGACTTCCCAACAGCAGAGAACGCATATGGTTGGGGTCTTACGACACTCCCGAGAAGGCGGCGCGTGCCTTCGACGCTGCTCTTTTCTGCCTCCGAGGCAGCGGGGCTAACTTCAACTTCCCCGATAATCCTCCGGCGATCAGCGGCGGAGGAAACATGTCGCGGTCGGAGATCCGAGAAGCGGCTGCGAGGTTCGCTAACTCGGAGGAGAATGTCGCGAGGGAGAAGGACGAGGAGATGATGCAGCAAGAGTGTACTACACCCTCGGCGGCTTCGTcttcgatgatgatgatgacgatggaCGTTGATGACTCGGAGTTTTTGAGTATGCTTCCGACGGTTGGTTCGGGTAATTTCGCTGCCGATTTCGGGTTGTTCCCCGGGTTTAATGATTTCTCCGATGAGTACTCCGGCGAGCGTTTCAGAGAAGAGCTTTCACCTACAAGGGATTATGAGAGTTACGATGGCTCGGCGGTGCATCTTTGGAATTTttga